A genomic window from Labeo rohita strain BAU-BD-2019 chromosome 6, IGBB_LRoh.1.0, whole genome shotgun sequence includes:
- the lnp1 gene encoding leukemia NUP98 fusion partner 1 isoform X3, which translates to MDNDEDDDGNFTKWMSSYWGHGVGEEHAKDRKRSFRRPSRNKADRRASLPCMSQLEAMRANHLHVNTMAPVPVHLKGREEKEVHSHSRARRVSSDENSRTKVGGPECHISTIPELTECLEKRLRFNNQKGDADSICLICHEELRNGRGGIQELHCGHHFHKECIEKWLWQKQSCPTCRVHVTMPEPLYWSSARVQFP; encoded by the exons ATGGACAATGATGAGGACGATGATGGGAACTTCACCAAATGGATGAGCAGTTACTGGGGGCACGGGGTAGGGGAGGAGCACGCCAAAGATAGGAAGAGGAGTTTCAGGAGGCCCTCGCGCAACAAAGCTGACCGCCGTGCCTCTTTGCCCTGCATG TCTCAGCTAGAAGCCATGCGGGCGAATCACCTCCATGTTAACACCATGGCCCCTGTCCCTGTCCACCTAAAGGGCCGTGAGGAGAAGGAGGTGCACTCTCATTCTCGTGCCCGCCGTGTGTCTTCAGACGAAAACAGTCGAACCAAAGTGGGGGGACCTGAATGTCACATCAGCACCATTCCAGAGCTCACTGAGTGCTTAGAGAAGAGGCTGCGTTTCAATAATCAGAAG GGTGATGCAGATAGCATATGTCTTATTTGCCATGAAGAACTACGGAATGGAAGGGGTGGCATCCAAGAACTTCACTGTGGCCATCATTTTCATAAAGAG tgcATTGAGAAATGGCTTTGGCAGAAACAGTCATGTCCCACCTGTCGAGTTCATGTGACCATGCCTGAGCCCCTCTACTGGTCCTCTGCTCGTGTCCAGTTTCCCTGA
- the lnp1 gene encoding leukemia NUP98 fusion partner 1 isoform X2: MDNDEDDDGNFTKWMSSYWGHGVGEEHAKDRKRSFRRPSRNKADRRASLPCMSQLEAMRANHLHVNTMAPVPVHLKGREEKEVHSHSRARRVSSDENSRTKVGGPECHISTIPELTECLEKRLRFNNQKVISVGDADSICLICHEELRNGRGGIQELHCGHHFHKECIEKWLWQKQSCPTCRVHVTMPEPLYWSSARVQFP; encoded by the exons ATGGACAATGATGAGGACGATGATGGGAACTTCACCAAATGGATGAGCAGTTACTGGGGGCACGGGGTAGGGGAGGAGCACGCCAAAGATAGGAAGAGGAGTTTCAGGAGGCCCTCGCGCAACAAAGCTGACCGCCGTGCCTCTTTGCCCTGCATG TCTCAGCTAGAAGCCATGCGGGCGAATCACCTCCATGTTAACACCATGGCCCCTGTCCCTGTCCACCTAAAGGGCCGTGAGGAGAAGGAGGTGCACTCTCATTCTCGTGCCCGCCGTGTGTCTTCAGACGAAAACAGTCGAACCAAAGTGGGGGGACCTGAATGTCACATCAGCACCATTCCAGAGCTCACTGAGTGCTTAGAGAAGAGGCTGCGTTTCAATAATCAGAAGGTGATATCAGTG GGTGATGCAGATAGCATATGTCTTATTTGCCATGAAGAACTACGGAATGGAAGGGGTGGCATCCAAGAACTTCACTGTGGCCATCATTTTCATAAAGAG tgcATTGAGAAATGGCTTTGGCAGAAACAGTCATGTCCCACCTGTCGAGTTCATGTGACCATGCCTGAGCCCCTCTACTGGTCCTCTGCTCGTGTCCAGTTTCCCTGA
- the lnp1 gene encoding leukemia NUP98 fusion partner 1 isoform X1, which translates to MDNDEDDDGNFTKWMSSYWGHGVGEEHAKDRKRSFRRPSRNKADRRASLPCMSQLEAMRANHLHVNTMAPVPVHLKGREEKEVHSHSRARRVSSDENSRTKVGGPECHISTIPELTECLEKRLRFNNQKGDADSICLICHEELRNGRGGIQELHCGHHFHKEAKWPEHGARPRSGSSAPACERGKEIPFCPGQEEYRLPRRQLSLRRQR; encoded by the exons ATGGACAATGATGAGGACGATGATGGGAACTTCACCAAATGGATGAGCAGTTACTGGGGGCACGGGGTAGGGGAGGAGCACGCCAAAGATAGGAAGAGGAGTTTCAGGAGGCCCTCGCGCAACAAAGCTGACCGCCGTGCCTCTTTGCCCTGCATG TCTCAGCTAGAAGCCATGCGGGCGAATCACCTCCATGTTAACACCATGGCCCCTGTCCCTGTCCACCTAAAGGGCCGTGAGGAGAAGGAGGTGCACTCTCATTCTCGTGCCCGCCGTGTGTCTTCAGACGAAAACAGTCGAACCAAAGTGGGGGGACCTGAATGTCACATCAGCACCATTCCAGAGCTCACTGAGTGCTTAGAGAAGAGGCTGCGTTTCAATAATCAGAAG GGTGATGCAGATAGCATATGTCTTATTTGCCATGAAGAACTACGGAATGGAAGGGGTGGCATCCAAGAACTTCACTGTGGCCATCATTTTCATAAAGAG GCAAAGTGGCCGGAGCATGGCGCACGTCCACGTAGTGGGAGTTCTGCACCTGCTTGCGAGCGAGGAAAGGAGATACCGTTCTGTCCTGGACAAGAGGAATATCGCTTACCACGTCGCCAGCTCTCTTTACGCAGACAACGTTGA
- the tmem45a gene encoding transmembrane protein 45A translates to MGSFKGHALPGSFFLITGLWWAAKQTFLYATRRNKSAGAGRLASRATQRRIEIIEGAVILSFSIIGMLAEQLLAGGPKFQLYDSSTQHWEQLMNWQHTTMYLFFAIAGAISLTVHSTDIAPLALDRMLLGLAFFNEGFLFLYHLHGRDMLDVHVHTLLLYAIFGQAFICLLEVFHRGNILLELLRATLTVLQGSWFWQIGFVLYPPSQVKWDQTDHDNAVFVTLCYCWHLAFALLTVAVVYWSVLCAVRTRLRRMPPMEMGLLKPRDKDVESEDEIL, encoded by the exons ATGGGAAGTTTTAAAGGCCACGCATTGCCTGGAAGTTTCTTCCTGATAACCGGACTGTGGTGGGCAGCAAAGCAGACATTTTTGTACGCCACCCGCAGGAATAAAAGTGCTGGTGCAGGCAGACTTGCATCCCGAGCTACCCAACGGCGCATAGAAATCATAGAAGGAGctgtcattttatcattttctaTTATTG GTATGTTAGCAGAGCAGCTTTTAGCAGGTGGGCCCAAGTTTCAGCTGTATGATTCTTCCACTCAGCACTGGGAGCAGCTGATGAACTGGCAGCACACCACCATGTACCTGTTCTTTGCCATCGCGGGGGCCATATCTCTCACTGTCCACAGCACAGACATTGCCCCACTGGCCTTAGACCGGATGCTGCTGGGTCTTGCTTTCTTTAATGAGG GATTTCTATTCCTTTACCATCTCCATGGTAGAGATATGCTTGATGTCCATGTGCACACCCTTCTTCTCTATGCCATCTTTGGACAAGCTTTCATCTGCCTTCTGGAGGTTTTCCACAGAGGGAATATTTTACTAGAACTGCTCAGAGCCACTCTCACCGTACTGCAGGGCAGCTGGTTCTGGcag ATTGGCTTTGTTCTGTATCCACCCAGTCAAGTGAAATGGGATCAGACAGACCATGACAATGCTGTCTTTGTCACATTATGCTACTGCTGGCACCTGGCGTTTGCATTGCTCACTGTAGCTGTCGTGTACTGGTCTGTTCTCTG TGCTGTGCGTACCAGACTGAGGAGGATGCCACCCATGGAAATGGGGCTTTTGAAACCAAGGGATAAAGACGTAGAGTCTGAAGATGAGATTTTATGA